The following proteins are co-located in the Manihot esculenta cultivar AM560-2 chromosome 9, M.esculenta_v8, whole genome shotgun sequence genome:
- the LOC110623604 gene encoding sulfite exporter TauE/SafE family protein 4 isoform X3, translating into MATRGLVLYLLSGFSVAVLSTIIFVDKNAGDPSNNILLSSPHMSTTEKVWPKLELSWRLALATVIGFLGSACGTVGGVGGGGIFVPMLTLIVGFDTKSAAAISKCMIMGASASSVWYNLRVPHPTKEVPIIDYDLALLFQPMLMLGITIGVALSVVFPYWLITVLIIILFLGTSTRSVFKGIEMWKEETILKKEMAKQQETVVNSRGELLVDTEYEPLVPKEEKSEFQTMCFNLKWKRLLVLVLVWASFLLLQVFKFPIALAVFGHESVKLYKEHKERVSTGNTMSICEASIAWTPMHIAFCALCGIIGGTVGGLLGSGGGFILGPLLLEIGVIPQVASATATFVMLFSSSLSVVEFYLLKRFPIPYALYLMAVSVLAGFWGQFFIRKLITILRRASLIVFILSGVIFASALTMGVIGIESSIEMIKNHEFMGFLGFCSSQ; encoded by the exons ATGGCCACAAGAGGGTTGGTATTGTATTTGCTGTCGGGTTTTTCTGTGGCTGTTCTCTCTACAATCATCTTCGTCGATAAAAATGCCGGAGACCCCTCAAACAACATCTTACTCAGTTCTCCTCACATGTCCACAACCGAAAAAGTTTGGCCA AAATTGGAGCTTAGTTGGAGACTAGCGTTGGCTACGGTGATAGGATTTCTGGGATCGGCATGTGGAACTGTAGGCGGCGTTGGTGGCGGAGGCATTTTCGTGCCTATGCTTACTTTGATTGTTGGATTTGATACCAAGTCTGCTGCTGCCATCTCCAAAT GTATGATCATGGGGGCATCAGCTTCATCAGTTTGGTACAATTTAAGAGTGCCTCATCCAACAAAGGAAGTGCCCATTATAGACTATGATTTAGCTCTTCTCTTTCAGCCCATGCTTATGCTTGGCATCACCATTGGTGTTGCCTTGAGTGTTGTCTTCCCTTATTGGCTAATCACTGTCCTTATCATCATACTCTTTTTAG GCACCTCTACCAGGTCTGTCTTTAAGGGAATTGAAATGTGGAAGGAAGAGACAATTTTGAAG AAAGAAATGGCTAAGCAACAAGAAACTGTGGTTAACTCGAGGGGAGAAC TTCTAGTTGATACAGAATATGAGCCATTGGTTCCTAAAGAAGAGAAATCAGAATTT CAAACCATGTGCTTCAATCTTAAGTGGAAAAGGCTTTTGGTGCTGGTGCTTGTTTGGGCttctttcctcctcctccaggtTTTCAAG TTTCCCATAGCACTTGCAGTGTTTGGACATGAATCAGTAAAATTGTACAAAGAACACAAGGAGAGGGTTAGCACAGGCAATACAATGTCAATTTGTGAGGCTTCAATTGCATGGACCCCAATGCATATTGCTTTCTGTGCACTGTGTGGAATCATAGGAGGCACTGTTGGTGGTCTGCTTGGATCTGGTGGTGGATTCATCCTGGGCCCACTACTTCTTGAGATTGGTGTCATTCCACAG GTTGCCAGTGCAACAGCAACATTTGTGATGTTGTTCTCATCATCCTTATCAGTTGTGGAGTTCTATTTGCTTAAGAGATTCCCTATACCCTATG CTTTATACCTCATGGCAGTGTCTGTTCTGGCTGGCTTCTGGGGACAGTTCTTTATAAGGAAGCTTATTACAATACTGAGAAGAGCTTCACTCATCGTTTTCATCCTCTCTGGTGTCATTTTTGCCAGTGCTCTCACCATGG GAGTCATTGGAATTGAGAGTAGTATAGAAATGATAAAGAATCATGAGTTCATGGGATTCTTAGGTTTCTGCAGCAGTCAATGA
- the LOC110623604 gene encoding sulfite exporter TauE/SafE family protein 4 isoform X2: protein MATRGLVLYLLSGFSVAVLSTIIFVDKNAGDPSNNILLSSPHMSTTEKVWPKLELSWRLALATVIGFLGSACGTVGGVGGGGIFVPMLTLIVGFDTKSAAAISKCMIMGASASSVWYNLRVPHPTKEVPIIDYDLALLFQPMLMLGITIGVALSVVFPYWLITVLIIILFLGTSTRSVFKGIEMWKEETILKKEMAKQQETVVNSRGELLVDTEYEPLVPKEEKSEFQTMCFNLKWKRLLVLVLVWASFLLLQVFKNDVAVCSTWYWVLFCLQFPIALAVFGHESVKLYKEHKERVSTGNTMSICEASIAWTPMHIAFCALCGIIGGTVGGLLGSGGGFILGPLLLEIGVIPQVASATATFVMLFSSSLSVVEFYLLKRFPIPYALYLMAVSVLAGFWGQFFIRKLITILRRASLIVFILSGVIFASALTMGVIGIESSIEMIKNHEFMGFLGFCSSQ, encoded by the exons ATGGCCACAAGAGGGTTGGTATTGTATTTGCTGTCGGGTTTTTCTGTGGCTGTTCTCTCTACAATCATCTTCGTCGATAAAAATGCCGGAGACCCCTCAAACAACATCTTACTCAGTTCTCCTCACATGTCCACAACCGAAAAAGTTTGGCCA AAATTGGAGCTTAGTTGGAGACTAGCGTTGGCTACGGTGATAGGATTTCTGGGATCGGCATGTGGAACTGTAGGCGGCGTTGGTGGCGGAGGCATTTTCGTGCCTATGCTTACTTTGATTGTTGGATTTGATACCAAGTCTGCTGCTGCCATCTCCAAAT GTATGATCATGGGGGCATCAGCTTCATCAGTTTGGTACAATTTAAGAGTGCCTCATCCAACAAAGGAAGTGCCCATTATAGACTATGATTTAGCTCTTCTCTTTCAGCCCATGCTTATGCTTGGCATCACCATTGGTGTTGCCTTGAGTGTTGTCTTCCCTTATTGGCTAATCACTGTCCTTATCATCATACTCTTTTTAG GCACCTCTACCAGGTCTGTCTTTAAGGGAATTGAAATGTGGAAGGAAGAGACAATTTTGAAG AAAGAAATGGCTAAGCAACAAGAAACTGTGGTTAACTCGAGGGGAGAAC TTCTAGTTGATACAGAATATGAGCCATTGGTTCCTAAAGAAGAGAAATCAGAATTT CAAACCATGTGCTTCAATCTTAAGTGGAAAAGGCTTTTGGTGCTGGTGCTTGTTTGGGCttctttcctcctcctccaggtTTTCAAG AATGATGTGGCAGTTTGTAGTACATGGTATTGGGTGCTCTTTTGTTTACag TTTCCCATAGCACTTGCAGTGTTTGGACATGAATCAGTAAAATTGTACAAAGAACACAAGGAGAGGGTTAGCACAGGCAATACAATGTCAATTTGTGAGGCTTCAATTGCATGGACCCCAATGCATATTGCTTTCTGTGCACTGTGTGGAATCATAGGAGGCACTGTTGGTGGTCTGCTTGGATCTGGTGGTGGATTCATCCTGGGCCCACTACTTCTTGAGATTGGTGTCATTCCACAG GTTGCCAGTGCAACAGCAACATTTGTGATGTTGTTCTCATCATCCTTATCAGTTGTGGAGTTCTATTTGCTTAAGAGATTCCCTATACCCTATG CTTTATACCTCATGGCAGTGTCTGTTCTGGCTGGCTTCTGGGGACAGTTCTTTATAAGGAAGCTTATTACAATACTGAGAAGAGCTTCACTCATCGTTTTCATCCTCTCTGGTGTCATTTTTGCCAGTGCTCTCACCATGG GAGTCATTGGAATTGAGAGTAGTATAGAAATGATAAAGAATCATGAGTTCATGGGATTCTTAGGTTTCTGCAGCAGTCAATGA
- the LOC110623604 gene encoding sulfite exporter TauE/SafE family protein 4 isoform X1: MATRGLVLYLLSGFSVAVLSTIIFVDKNAGDPSNNILLSSPHMSTTEKVWPKLELSWRLALATVIGFLGSACGTVGGVGGGGIFVPMLTLIVGFDTKSAAAISKCMIMGASASSVWYNLRVPHPTKEVPIIDYDLALLFQPMLMLGITIGVALSVVFPYWLITVLIIILFLGTSTRSVFKGIEMWKEETILKKEMAKQQETVVNSRGERKILRQIIHLIFVNNFFYVLGFVVIFLGYAVLVDTEYEPLVPKEEKSEFQTMCFNLKWKRLLVLVLVWASFLLLQVFKNDVAVCSTWYWVLFCLQFPIALAVFGHESVKLYKEHKERVSTGNTMSICEASIAWTPMHIAFCALCGIIGGTVGGLLGSGGGFILGPLLLEIGVIPQVASATATFVMLFSSSLSVVEFYLLKRFPIPYALYLMAVSVLAGFWGQFFIRKLITILRRASLIVFILSGVIFASALTMGVIGIESSIEMIKNHEFMGFLGFCSSQ, from the exons ATGGCCACAAGAGGGTTGGTATTGTATTTGCTGTCGGGTTTTTCTGTGGCTGTTCTCTCTACAATCATCTTCGTCGATAAAAATGCCGGAGACCCCTCAAACAACATCTTACTCAGTTCTCCTCACATGTCCACAACCGAAAAAGTTTGGCCA AAATTGGAGCTTAGTTGGAGACTAGCGTTGGCTACGGTGATAGGATTTCTGGGATCGGCATGTGGAACTGTAGGCGGCGTTGGTGGCGGAGGCATTTTCGTGCCTATGCTTACTTTGATTGTTGGATTTGATACCAAGTCTGCTGCTGCCATCTCCAAAT GTATGATCATGGGGGCATCAGCTTCATCAGTTTGGTACAATTTAAGAGTGCCTCATCCAACAAAGGAAGTGCCCATTATAGACTATGATTTAGCTCTTCTCTTTCAGCCCATGCTTATGCTTGGCATCACCATTGGTGTTGCCTTGAGTGTTGTCTTCCCTTATTGGCTAATCACTGTCCTTATCATCATACTCTTTTTAG GCACCTCTACCAGGTCTGTCTTTAAGGGAATTGAAATGTGGAAGGAAGAGACAATTTTGAAG AAAGAAATGGCTAAGCAACAAGAAACTGTGGTTAACTCGAGGGGAGAACGTAAGATTCTCAGACaaataattcatttaatatttgtaaataatttcttttatgtATTGGGATTTGTTGTGATATTTCTGGGATATGCAGTTCTAGTTGATACAGAATATGAGCCATTGGTTCCTAAAGAAGAGAAATCAGAATTT CAAACCATGTGCTTCAATCTTAAGTGGAAAAGGCTTTTGGTGCTGGTGCTTGTTTGGGCttctttcctcctcctccaggtTTTCAAG AATGATGTGGCAGTTTGTAGTACATGGTATTGGGTGCTCTTTTGTTTACag TTTCCCATAGCACTTGCAGTGTTTGGACATGAATCAGTAAAATTGTACAAAGAACACAAGGAGAGGGTTAGCACAGGCAATACAATGTCAATTTGTGAGGCTTCAATTGCATGGACCCCAATGCATATTGCTTTCTGTGCACTGTGTGGAATCATAGGAGGCACTGTTGGTGGTCTGCTTGGATCTGGTGGTGGATTCATCCTGGGCCCACTACTTCTTGAGATTGGTGTCATTCCACAG GTTGCCAGTGCAACAGCAACATTTGTGATGTTGTTCTCATCATCCTTATCAGTTGTGGAGTTCTATTTGCTTAAGAGATTCCCTATACCCTATG CTTTATACCTCATGGCAGTGTCTGTTCTGGCTGGCTTCTGGGGACAGTTCTTTATAAGGAAGCTTATTACAATACTGAGAAGAGCTTCACTCATCGTTTTCATCCTCTCTGGTGTCATTTTTGCCAGTGCTCTCACCATGG GAGTCATTGGAATTGAGAGTAGTATAGAAATGATAAAGAATCATGAGTTCATGGGATTCTTAGGTTTCTGCAGCAGTCAATGA